The Brassica rapa cultivar Chiifu-401-42 chromosome A10, CAAS_Brap_v3.01, whole genome shotgun sequence genome segment acaaatttgaaaaaattaaaatagaaataaatatttatttctaacaaaatctttaaaaattattattaaatttatttttgagattaattaatttcattttatttaaattttcgcttataaaccaaaactatattccattttaatttttaattatattttattataatttaaattaaactaactaatttttgaaagtaaatttaaaaagattctaagaagattttaaaaaaattttgttacaacattttaaatatattcatttgtatttcaaataaaaagataaagatattaaaagatataataatgaacttacgtaaaatatgatattttctatgaatgatccaaactaaaaaaatcacacatgaaaaaaagtcatgacttctgttttaatatattagattttcatttttcatttaatCTTAGAACTAATAAACGTATTGATGGAAATATTACAACTTCTATCATATAATTagaaaaattaaagagaaaatgACACAAAGAACACTAAATGAAGTTTTCctccccaaactagcactcaggatcagaattcacaaaaataggtttcattaaaggggCAATTTACCCTTATGCCCCCTtctttaactaatttaaaaaacaaatttgaaatcaaTTTGTCGCCGTCCTCGTTTCATCGCTTCTTCTTctcgtctctccgtcgtcgtcgtcgtctctccgtcgtcgtctcCCCGTCcttgtcgtcgtcgtctctccgtcgtcgtcgtcgtcgtcgtctctccgtcgtcgtcttCGCCTCTCCGTTgatccgtcgtcgtcgtctctccgtttATTTATCGTCGTCGTCGTTTCTCAATTGATCTGTCGTTTCTACGTCTATTcatctcattctctctctcgTGTGTCTGATTTGATTAAGGTTTGAATCATTTCATTTTGTTATACATTATCTaggttttgttatatattattcatttgtTGATGATTTGAAGTTGATTTTGTAGAACAATGGAAGTTTTGTGCATCTGTGGACAATGGATCTCAAAAGAATCTCTCCAGTGGGAGTTTCTTGTTGATTTGAAGAGGAATGCATCAATCATTTCCATAGAAGAAGATCTACTGTATGAAGATTTGATGAAGATTGTCTCTGAAGATTTTAGTGTTAAAGAGGAAGAAATCAGTTTGAGTTATGGTTTTTCATTGGATATGAAATGTATTATTGAAAGTTTCCCCCCACTCTCGATAGGTAATACTCGTCAGCTCAGAACTTTCATTTCCAAGACTAGAGCATTTGATGGAACCTGTCGTTTGTGTGTTAAGGTTTGTATGATTTTTTCTTAGACTTTTCACGATATGCTTCATAACCAAGTATTatgccttacagaactacttgacttATGCAGGTTAGTACTGATCCAGTTAGCTGTAACACTCAAGCTTCTGATACATTTGCTTCTACTGTTCCATTGAATGCCAATCCAGCGATTCTTTCTACTGTGCAGAGTGAAAAACAGGTACATTGTCCTTAATTCCttttttctgtttgtgtttgcatgatatgcttcataatcaagtactatgccttacagaactacttgacttttgcaGAGTCTTCTATATGAAGGTGTTTCTACAGTTCCTCTGAATGCTCTTCCGGATTTTAGTACTGATTCAGCTAGCTGTAACATTCAAGCTTCTGATACATTTGCTTCTACTGTTCCATTGAATGCCAATCCAGTGATTCTTCCTACTGTGCAGAGTGAAAAACAGATACATTATCCCTAATTccctttttctgtttgtgtttgcatgatatgcttcataatcaagtattatgccttacagaactacttgacttttgcaGAGTTTTCTATATGAAGGTGTTTCTACAGTTCCTCTGAATGCTCTTCCGGATTTTAGCCCTGTCCATATTGGACTTTCACCAAACACGAGAGTAGCTGGCGATATTAAGGTGAATAGCTATTTTAAGACAAAGAGAGAGTTGatgttgaggatgaagaaatGGGCTTTAGAGTGGAAGTTTGAGTACAAGACTGTCTCTTCTAACAAGTCAAGAGTGCTTTTGAGTTGTGTTGATGAAAATTGCACGTGGAGGATGCGTGCTATCAAGCTAcctgtttcagattttttcgtTGTTAAAAAGTATGTTCATGAGCATACATGCGATACAACACACAGGAAAGCCAACCACAGACAAGCATCTGCAAAGTTGTTGGGTTCTTTGATTTCCAGCAATTATGGAGAAAAAAAGGAAGGTCTCAAACCGAAACAGATCATTGAACAGGTCAGGATGCTGCATGGTGTTCACATCAATTACAAACAAGCTTGGAGAGTGAGAGAAGAAGCTCAGATTTTGGTTAGAGGGACTCCTGAAGACAGCTATTACAATTTGTCTAGGTGGTTGTATAAAATCACAGaaacaaaccctggttccttgaCTTATCAACATGTTGATGCTGCAGGAAAGTTCAAGTATGCATTTGTGGCTTTTGGTCCATCGATAAGGGGATTTTCATTGATGAGGAGAGTTATTGCAGTAGATGGTACATTTCTGAAGGGAAAATTCAATGGGACTTTATTGGCAGCTTGTGCTCAAGATGGGAATTATCATCTATATCCTCTCGCCTTTGCAGTGGTTGACGCAGAAAACGGCGCCTCTTGGAAATGGTTCTTTAGAGGTTTGAGCCAGAAGATCCCGGACGCTTCGGATCTTGTTTTTGTATCAGACAGGGCTAACTCCATTTCTTCAGCGTTGGAGGATGTATATCCCTTATCTCACCATGGAATTTGCAGGATCCATCTGCTCCGCAACATCACTCCTACATATGCGAAGACTGGGTTGCTACCTCTGGTGGAAAGCGCTGCTGATGCCTATACGTGTCACGAGTTCTGGTTAATCTTCAAGGACATAAAGGATAAATGTCCTGAATTGGCTAAGTATCTGGAAGAGTCTGATTTTAGGAAGTGGGCACGAAGCTATGCGCCTGCGAACAGGTATAATATCATGACTACCAACATTGCAGAGTCTCTCAATTCTATGTTGAAGATGCCTCGTGAGTTGCCCATTATCTCTCTCCTTGAAACTATCAGATTGACGATGACCACTTGGTTTTTTGAGCGACGCGAAGCGGCTGCGAAACATAAGCACCTGGTTACTCCAAAAGTTGTTCAGAAATTGGTATCTAGGTTAGGGGCCGCAATGTTGTTGAATGTGTATCAAGTTGATCGAAGCGAGTTTGAGGTGAAGAATGAAACAATGAAGTTTGTTGTTGACTTGGAGAAGCGGCATTGCACATGTAATGTTTTCGACATTGACAAGATCCCCTGCATCCATGCCATCGCTGCTGCTAAGCATATCAAGAGAGATGAAAACCGTTTTGTTGATGCTTCTCACTTGACAGAAACGTGGGCTAAAGCTTATGCTGAAAGCATACATCCTGGTGGAGAGTTGTCAACGTCCACCTATCCAGAGAATATTGATGAACTGTCTTGCCCACCTCCAgctaccaaaaagaaaagtggACGCCCTCctacaaagagaaagagatccgTTGGCGAGTTTGGGGTTCCTGGATCTAAATCTCAGTCCCACAAGTGCAGCAGATGTGGCACAGGAGGGCACAACAAGATCACATGCCAGAGGCCTATAGGATGAAGTTctacatttttacatttttatcgaTTATTATTTGGATGTTTGGCTATTTGATGGTTACATGATATGCACAAGACcatatacattttttcttttggaacccTATCCTGAATAAGTATGATTTCTTAcaacttttgtaatatacaacattatcttttgatctcatttcaatttttagtttaaacttcTTTGCTAGAAAAAAACACAGTAATATTCAACTATTCTGGAATCCCATCCAACTTTTGTAACATCcaacttttgtaatatacaatgtattatactataaattgtatgggtaaattcaattatgtggaagcaactaacagatgattctcctcagcctagcggctaaaccacgaaacctatgataccgaaacatttgatcgacccgggttcgactctcctacgagtaatgggtgattttttttttttttgttcaaacatatatctcaggaatcacatttgtcgcaatcggaagcccatcctgaactatcaaagatctttccaatgtattatactataaattgtatgggtaaattcaattatgtggaagcaactaacagatgattctcctcagcctagcggctaaaccacgaaacctatgataccgaaacatttgatcgacccgggttcgactctcctacgagtaatgggtgattttttttttttttgttcaaacatatatctcaggaatcgAAGAGTCTCTTCCAAACGACATCATGTAACTCAGTAACCGAAGAGTTTCTTTTCGTCAAGATTGGGTGTTATATGATTGGTTATTTCAGTAACTGACTTCAATAATCGAAGAGTTCCACAATAATCAAGAGTTTATTTTAACTGACTTCAATAATCGAAGAGTTCCTTTTtgttctataaatataaggGACGATATCAGACCTTTTATTCACTCACTTCATTTCGCTTGATATATCCTTTTGCAATACAAGttagttttcgatttttctcattttccattcaattcatgaacttttttctatttctattttatcgTAACATCTTAGTTTCGATTTTGTTGCAGGACAAAGTTTCAATGGAAGGAAGttcaaagaagatgatgaagc includes the following:
- the LOC117129053 gene encoding uncharacterized protein LOC117129053; the encoded protein is MLRMKKWALEWKFEYKTVSSNKSRVLLSCVDENCTWRMRAIKLPVSDFFVVKKYVHEHTCDTTHRKANHRQASAKLLGSLISSNYGEKKEGLKPKQIIEQVRMLHGVHINYKQAWRVREEAQILVRGTPEDSYYNLSRWLYKITETNPGSLTYQHVDAAGKFKYAFVAFGPSIRGFSLMRRVIAVDGTFLKGKFNGTLLAACAQDGNYHLYPLAFAVVDAENGASWKWFFRGLSQKIPDASDLVFVSDRANSISSALEDVYPLSHHGICRIHLLRNITPTYAKTGLLPLVESAADAYTCHEFWLIFKDIKDKCPELAKYLEESDFRKWARSYAPANRYNIMTTNIAESLNSMLKMPRELPIISLLETIRLTMTTWFFERREAAAKHKHLVTPKVVQKLVSRLGAAMLLNVYQVDRSEFEVKNETMKFVVDLEKRHCTCNVFDIDKIPCIHAIAAAKHIKRDENRFVDASHLTETWAKAYAESIHPGGELSTSTYPENIDELSCPPPATKKKSGRPPTKRKRSVGEFGVPGSKSQSHKCSRCGTGGHNKITCQRPIG